In a single window of the Leptospira sanjuanensis genome:
- a CDS encoding B12-binding domain-containing radical SAM protein, with product MRLLLIQPPVEDFYDTDIRLQPIGLCYLKGAIQKFLPDVEVILRDFHKSLGNKLAGRRTVPIPPELKYLKEYYPVPDKSPFSTFFEYFHFGASYEDIAEEVKSIRPDIVGISSLFSPYYREALKTADAVKQVLDVPILMGGSHVSACPELMLSHKNVDFIVRGEGEKPLCDFLNEFRTNKRYALVDSLGWKENGELRLNPIGENYPIRELPPPDLSSLKKEHYLFEGKPMRFIITSRSCPHRCSFCSVHTTFGTKYRRNTVENVLNEIKDSYELGYRVFDFEDDNLTFFRPEMKQLCEELIAAFPQKDVQFVAMNGISYISLDSELLHLMKEAGFTNLNLALVSSDKLVRETTKRPHTIEKYLQIVREGFDLGFQITSYQILGLPMESLDSMIQTLQFNAAQPVLMGASLFYLTPNSPIASGFPERNESDIFLSRLTSMAIPSEHFEREDLYSLFIVTRILNFLKNAPIPNGESASLEKALGMLENTGIRSLTGVRLFRRLIDEHVLYASVNSEFVALDRFRYGIFQRVFSGLEIVATLSGGTIDLQEWNGAHSEKAVKSGFDYSTSD from the coding sequence ATGCGGCTCCTTCTCATTCAACCGCCCGTAGAAGATTTTTACGATACCGATATACGATTGCAACCGATCGGTCTTTGTTATTTGAAAGGAGCGATTCAAAAATTTTTACCGGACGTAGAAGTGATTCTCCGCGATTTTCACAAAAGTCTCGGCAACAAACTCGCGGGAAGAAGAACGGTTCCGATTCCACCCGAACTCAAATACTTAAAGGAATATTATCCGGTTCCTGATAAAAGTCCGTTCTCCACGTTTTTCGAATACTTTCATTTCGGAGCCTCGTACGAAGACATCGCGGAGGAAGTGAAATCGATACGACCCGATATAGTGGGAATCTCCTCGCTTTTTTCTCCGTATTATCGGGAAGCCTTAAAGACGGCGGATGCGGTAAAACAAGTTTTGGACGTTCCCATTTTGATGGGCGGCTCGCACGTTTCCGCTTGTCCCGAACTGATGCTTTCTCACAAGAACGTTGATTTCATCGTTCGAGGTGAAGGAGAAAAACCTCTCTGCGATTTTTTGAACGAATTTCGGACGAACAAACGTTATGCGCTCGTTGACTCTCTCGGTTGGAAAGAAAACGGAGAACTCCGACTGAATCCGATCGGAGAAAATTATCCGATCCGCGAGTTGCCACCACCGGATCTTTCCTCCTTAAAAAAAGAACACTATCTTTTCGAAGGAAAGCCGATGCGTTTTATCATCACTTCGAGAAGTTGTCCGCACAGATGCAGTTTTTGTTCGGTCCACACAACCTTCGGAACCAAGTATAGAAGAAACACCGTAGAGAACGTGTTAAACGAAATCAAGGATTCTTACGAACTGGGTTATCGTGTTTTCGATTTTGAAGACGACAATCTTACGTTCTTTCGGCCCGAGATGAAACAGCTCTGCGAAGAATTGATCGCGGCCTTTCCGCAAAAAGACGTTCAGTTCGTGGCGATGAACGGAATTTCCTACATCAGCTTGGACAGCGAACTGCTTCATTTGATGAAAGAAGCCGGATTTACGAATCTCAATCTTGCCTTGGTCAGTTCGGATAAACTCGTACGGGAAACCACCAAACGACCGCATACGATCGAAAAATATCTTCAAATCGTACGGGAAGGTTTCGACTTAGGATTTCAAATCACTTCGTATCAAATTCTCGGTCTTCCGATGGAAAGTCTGGATTCTATGATTCAGACGCTTCAATTCAACGCGGCTCAACCGGTCTTGATGGGAGCCTCGCTTTTTTATCTTACGCCGAATTCTCCGATCGCTTCCGGTTTCCCGGAAAGAAACGAATCCGATATTTTTCTTTCAAGGCTGACTTCGATGGCGATTCCTTCCGAACATTTTGAAAGGGAAGATCTCTATTCTCTTTTTATCGTAACGCGGATTTTAAACTTTCTCAAAAACGCTCCGATTCCCAACGGAGAATCCGCATCCTTGGAGAAAGCCTTAGGAATGTTGGAAAACACGGGAATCCGTTCTTTAACCGGAGTGCGATTGTTCCGCCGACTTATCGATGAACATGTGTTATACGCATCCGTAAATTCGGAATTCGTAGCTTTGGATCGGTTTCGGTACGGAATTTTTCAAAGGGTTTTTTCCGGTTTGGAAATCGTCGCGACTCTTTCCGGAGGAACGATCGACCTGCAGGAATGGAATGGAGCGCATTCAGAAAAAGCGGTAAAATCGGGTTTCGATTATTCGACTTCGGATTAA
- a CDS encoding fatty acid desaturase has protein sequence METRNKPYERFSEKEKTRKIIQWIRFRNDRIQKKHPFLSLYQDRIGLGITLLSAAGMILFAVLYLSDRIPFWICIVSNAILASFLHEIEHDLIHNLYYKGNAKIQNFMFWIVWLFRANTVNPWFRREIHLLHHKLSGNKEDVEERMIGNGMPFGLRRILTMIDGNFALILQGRKVAKDAYSQLRKIKTPRIVGPYREIFFLLWYSFLLLNTFHFLNLFFQNPFTEPAFIESTRIFLNAAAVVFLIPNWIRQTSIQIVSSNMHYYGNIPNVYNQTQVLNSWIVFPFHLFCFNFGATHGIHHFVVNQPFYLRQWTAFYVLPALKRYGIAFNDFKSMFRANAKIVYNLQ, from the coding sequence ATGGAAACCCGTAACAAACCTTACGAACGTTTTTCCGAAAAGGAAAAAACGCGGAAGATCATCCAATGGATTCGGTTTCGGAACGATCGGATTCAAAAAAAACATCCTTTCTTATCGTTATATCAGGATCGGATCGGTTTGGGAATTACGCTTTTGTCCGCTGCCGGGATGATTCTCTTTGCAGTTCTTTATCTATCCGATCGAATTCCGTTTTGGATTTGTATCGTAAGCAATGCGATTCTTGCTTCTTTTTTACACGAGATCGAACACGACCTCATCCATAATCTATACTACAAAGGAAACGCAAAGATACAGAATTTTATGTTTTGGATCGTTTGGCTGTTTCGCGCGAACACGGTCAATCCCTGGTTTCGCAGAGAAATTCATCTTCTCCATCATAAACTTTCCGGCAATAAAGAGGACGTCGAAGAGAGAATGATCGGCAACGGAATGCCTTTCGGTTTGCGAAGAATTCTAACTATGATCGACGGAAATTTTGCGCTGATTCTCCAGGGAAGAAAAGTCGCCAAAGACGCATATTCGCAGCTCAGAAAAATCAAAACCCCCAGAATCGTCGGACCGTATCGGGAAATCTTTTTTCTGCTTTGGTATTCCTTTCTCTTGTTAAATACATTCCATTTTTTGAATCTATTTTTTCAAAACCCGTTCACGGAACCCGCGTTTATCGAATCGACAAGAATATTTTTGAATGCGGCGGCAGTCGTTTTTCTGATTCCGAATTGGATTCGGCAAACATCGATTCAGATCGTTTCCTCGAACATGCACTACTACGGAAATATTCCGAACGTATACAATCAAACCCAGGTGTTGAATTCCTGGATCGTTTTTCCGTTTCATCTTTTCTGTTTTAATTTCGGCGCGACCCACGGAATCCATCACTTCGTAGTCAATCAACCGTTTTATCTCAGACAATGGACCGCGTTTTACGTTCTTCCGGCGTTAAAAAGATACGGAATCGCGTTCAACGATTTTAAAAGTATGTTCCGAGCGAACGCGAAGATCGTTTACAATCTCCAGTGA
- a CDS encoding hybrid sensor histidine kinase/response regulator, translated as MIRFLITVLFSFGLAFPVFGEGALPDSGNISQLQKSGSFRSFVHYFSDVDGTDRKERIFSGDSSIAFQHIPSESFSLGFTKATAWFYIPLKNDTARDYYGKFEVYNPFLEEVDIHYRYAHEGKIHDIRAGSTRFYEENFPTLDFYLRPGEEVQIVCRIKSGTPLRFPFVLESENKYGFTKQFRSIIVGLTLGFGIAMSLYNLSLYFFFRARSYLYYFIMISFFTVYLTAWDGLTLPLFKPGYGTYYLPMTLILVYASALFLFLFSLEFLYPEKKDKRAEITTWIYVTCNILLFPASILFTNQLNQFSYYWILINNLIIVYFCVVRIQDGFKTAKILLLIHMIFPTAGIVTNLSASGVISMNYLSLHILKLAFIAQSILFSIMLVQRIKELEFRLKDGLQSEIHKNIVLLKKEIQQRRETEWELIQAKEIAEKASKVKSSFLANMSHEIRTPMNGVLGMVQLLGTTRLNEEQKEYVKILSGSAKSLLQIINDILDFSRIEAGKISLDKEVFSIRSVLDEIHDLLYPLAKRKQIGFHLEGKFEIPEYVSGDQLRLRQILWNLTGNGIKFTNHGEVVLKVSQKKISDSKVAIEFVVSDTGIGIPQEKQKQVFDAFSQSDTSTVRKFGGSGLGLSITKQLVELQGGVLGLESKEGKGSKFFFSIEYDIPSESEIEKILGPDTTRDLENVYAETIPKKIRILVAEDNETNCLLIERALKKLGYDPAVVHNGREVIERMQLEVFDIILMDIHMPEVDGIEATRWIRSRKENADLPIIIALTADAIESSKEKYVSKGMNDCLVKPLDLVGLKTTLDFWVEQVEESHWRL; from the coding sequence ATGATTCGATTCTTGATAACGGTTCTTTTTTCCTTTGGTCTCGCATTTCCCGTGTTTGGCGAAGGCGCGCTTCCGGATTCAGGAAATATTTCACAGCTTCAGAAAAGCGGATCGTTCCGTTCTTTTGTTCATTATTTCAGCGACGTGGACGGAACGGATCGGAAGGAAAGAATTTTTTCCGGTGATTCTTCCATTGCGTTTCAGCACATTCCTTCCGAATCCTTTTCTCTCGGTTTTACTAAAGCGACGGCTTGGTTTTATATTCCTCTTAAAAACGATACGGCGCGCGACTACTACGGAAAGTTCGAAGTTTACAATCCGTTTTTGGAGGAAGTGGACATTCACTATCGATACGCTCACGAAGGAAAAATCCACGACATCCGCGCCGGTTCCACGCGCTTCTATGAGGAGAATTTTCCCACGCTGGATTTCTATCTTCGTCCGGGAGAGGAAGTCCAAATCGTTTGCAGGATCAAAAGCGGAACCCCTCTTCGTTTTCCTTTCGTGTTGGAATCGGAAAACAAATACGGATTCACGAAACAATTCCGTTCGATCATCGTAGGTTTGACTCTCGGATTCGGAATCGCGATGAGTCTTTACAATCTTTCCCTCTATTTCTTTTTTCGGGCGAGATCCTATTTGTATTACTTTATTATGATTTCCTTCTTTACGGTTTATTTGACCGCTTGGGACGGATTGACTTTGCCGTTGTTTAAACCGGGATACGGGACGTATTATCTTCCTATGACCCTGATTCTGGTTTACGCGTCGGCTTTGTTTTTGTTCTTATTCTCCCTTGAATTCTTATATCCGGAAAAAAAGGACAAACGGGCGGAAATCACGACTTGGATTTACGTAACGTGTAATATTCTGCTGTTTCCGGCTTCGATCCTTTTTACGAATCAGCTCAATCAGTTTTCGTATTATTGGATTTTGATCAATAATCTCATCATCGTTTACTTCTGCGTTGTGAGGATTCAGGACGGTTTTAAAACCGCGAAGATTCTTCTTTTGATCCACATGATCTTTCCGACGGCCGGTATCGTCACGAACCTCAGCGCCTCGGGTGTGATCTCGATGAATTATCTTTCGCTTCATATTCTTAAATTGGCGTTTATCGCGCAGTCGATTCTGTTTTCGATCATGCTCGTTCAGAGAATCAAGGAATTGGAATTCAGACTCAAGGACGGATTACAATCCGAGATTCATAAGAACATCGTACTTTTAAAAAAGGAAATCCAGCAAAGAAGAGAAACGGAATGGGAATTGATTCAAGCGAAGGAGATCGCGGAAAAAGCTTCCAAAGTTAAGAGCAGCTTTCTCGCGAACATGAGTCACGAAATCAGAACGCCTATGAACGGGGTTTTGGGAATGGTTCAGCTTTTGGGAACGACGAGACTCAACGAAGAACAGAAGGAATACGTGAAGATTCTTTCCGGTTCGGCGAAATCGCTTCTTCAGATCATCAATGATATTCTCGATTTTTCAAGAATCGAGGCCGGAAAAATTTCGCTCGATAAGGAAGTTTTTTCGATCCGTTCGGTCTTGGATGAAATCCACGATCTTTTATATCCTCTTGCAAAACGAAAACAGATCGGTTTTCATCTGGAAGGAAAATTTGAAATTCCGGAATACGTTTCGGGCGATCAATTGAGGCTGCGTCAGATTCTTTGGAACTTGACCGGAAACGGAATCAAGTTTACCAATCACGGAGAGGTTGTTCTTAAAGTTTCTCAGAAAAAAATTTCCGATTCGAAAGTGGCGATCGAATTCGTCGTTTCGGATACGGGTATCGGAATTCCTCAGGAAAAACAAAAACAGGTATTTGATGCGTTCTCGCAAAGCGACACTTCCACGGTGAGAAAGTTCGGCGGCTCCGGTTTGGGTCTGAGTATCACGAAACAATTGGTGGAGCTGCAAGGCGGGGTTCTCGGTTTGGAAAGTAAGGAAGGAAAGGGCTCCAAATTTTTCTTTTCGATCGAATATGATATTCCTTCCGAATCCGAAATCGAAAAAATTCTCGGGCCGGACACTACGCGCGATCTTGAAAACGTTTATGCGGAAACGATCCCGAAAAAGATCCGTATTCTCGTCGCGGAAGACAACGAGACCAATTGTCTTTTGATCGAAAGGGCTCTCAAAAAATTAGGTTACGATCCGGCCGTCGTTCATAACGGCAGGGAAGTGATCGAAAGAATGCAGTTGGAAGTATTTGATATAATTCTAATGGACATTCACATGCCCGAAGTCGACGGCATCGAAGCGACGAGATGGATTCGTTCCCGAAAGGAGAACGCGGATCTTCCGATCATCATCGCTCTTACCGCCGACGCGATCGAAAGTAGTAAGGAAAAATACGTTTCCAAAGGAATGAACGACTGTTTGGTTAAACCTCTCGATCTTGTGGGATTGAAAACTACGTTGGACTTTTGGGTGGAACAGGTGGAAGAATCTCACTGGAGATTGTAA
- a CDS encoding ClpP family protease gives METTLLPPSSQIESVYLEQRKVFLWGEVNDNSARYLIDRFLYLEAVDPTRPISLYIHSPGGSTYAGLAILDVMNSVSPPVYTTCLGMAMSFGAVLLLSGDRGNRSAYPHSKILIHQPHVMGEFKGPAEDIRIFAESVKREKDLLNEIMAKATGQPLDRIIQDTDRDSWFSSKEALEYGMIDKIILK, from the coding sequence TTGGAAACGACATTACTTCCTCCTTCTTCGCAAATCGAATCCGTTTATCTCGAACAAAGAAAGGTTTTTCTTTGGGGAGAAGTGAACGATAATTCCGCTCGTTACTTGATCGATCGTTTTTTGTATCTGGAAGCGGTCGATCCCACGAGACCGATTTCTCTTTACATCCATTCTCCCGGAGGGTCGACGTACGCGGGTTTGGCGATTCTCGACGTGATGAATTCGGTAAGTCCTCCGGTTTATACGACTTGTTTGGGAATGGCGATGTCTTTCGGCGCGGTTTTGCTTTTATCGGGCGATCGCGGAAATCGTTCGGCGTATCCGCACAGTAAGATTTTGATCCATCAACCGCACGTAATGGGAGAATTCAAAGGCCCCGCGGAAGACATACGAATTTTCGCCGAGTCCGTAAAACGGGAAAAGGACTTATTAAACGAAATCATGGCAAAAGCCACGGGACAGCCGTTGGATCGTATCATCCAAGATACGGATCGGGATTCCTGGTTTTCATCGAAGGAGGCTTTGGAATACGGAATGATCGATAAGATCATTCTGAAATAG